Proteins co-encoded in one Juglans regia cultivar Chandler chromosome 16, Walnut 2.0, whole genome shotgun sequence genomic window:
- the LOC108985464 gene encoding uncharacterized protein LOC108985464, with the protein MSGVSLAVAPRTDPDVTSISAATKPPQKQPFPHNQKKQNQSLVGGILGSLRVIELQLVAFIIVFSVSGLVPLLDLVFPAFTSAYLLLLSRWVFPSRGSTSSGSPEIFMGSKLFRFYEVLGTTIGLFFPLAYVLGGFARGDDHAVRSVTPHLFLLSFQILTENIVCGLSLFSPPVRALVPFLYTARRIFVITDWVKDVWTNQTLPLNAQLKDIAWFWFGRSLAVANLVYFSTNLFGFLIPKFLPGAFEKYFRERDEVHAKTLEEKRSAAINKSQTTDKKDD; encoded by the exons ATGTCGGGGGTATCTCTAGCAGTGGCTCCTCGGACAGACCCTGACGTAACCAGCATAAGTGCAGCCACAAAACCACCCCAAAAACAGCCCTTCCCCCACAACCAGAAGAAGCAGAACCAGTCGTTGGTGGGAGGTATATTGGGATCACTGCGTGTAATAGAACTCCAACTCGTAGCATTCATCATTGTTTTCTCAGTTAGTGGTCTTGTCCCACTCCTCGATCTCGTCTTCCCCGCATTCACCTCAGCCTATCTTCTACTACTCTCACGCTGGGTCTTCCCTTCCCGTGGCAGTACCAGCTCCGGGTCGCCTGAAATTTTCATGGGAAGCAAGTTGTTTAGGTTCTACGAGGTTTTGGGAACCACAATAGGGCTGTTCTTTCCGCTGGCGTACGTCTTGGGTGGGTTTGCGAGGGGAGATGACCATGCAGTCCGGTCAGTCACGCCGCACCTGTTCTTGCTCTCTTTTCAGATACTGACTGAGAACATTGTTTGTGGATTATCTTTATTCTCCCCACCGGTGAGGGCATTAGTTCCTTTTCTGTATACAGCCCGGAGGATCTTTGTGATCACTGATTGGGTAAAGGACGTCTGGACCAACCAAACACTGCCTCTAAATGCACAACTTAAG GACATTGCTTGGTTTTGGTTTGGGAGGAGCCTTGCAGTTGCAAATCTGGTGTATTTCTCCACCAATTTGTTTGGATTCTTGATTCCTAAATTCCTTCCGGGTGCTTTCGAGAAGTATTTCAGGGAGAGAGACGAGGTTCATGCAAAGACTCTGGAGGAGAAGCGATCTGCAGCCATCAACAAATCCCAAACAACAGATAAGAAGGATGATTAA
- the LOC108991278 gene encoding uncharacterized protein LOC108991278 yields MKIKKGKVYPSPSSSSSSSTSTAITCPFDGDFPAVLKLLPAAILALASVLSLEDREVLAYMITPSLKPTTLSPIVQDSKKKTSKKPPSRSYNTRNSNSSHRPPMFDCDCFDCYTSYWFRWDSSPNRELIHRAIEAFEDHLAQGEQSKKVNSRGKRREKPSSRRSPEKSADVSETLTPQEIEESCGFYVTSPEKEVDSVSWTDKVDEVVKGNGKDNNIEYEVAVEEVMEEKYEDEEATVAEPALRAAGNSNNHKGLARKVLPDVLCIFNSRLWSLWSPNA; encoded by the coding sequence atgaaaataaagaaaggtaAAGTATACCcgtctccttcttcttcttcttcttcttcgacgTCGACTGCGATTACCTGCCCTTTTGATGGAGATTTTCCCGCCGTGTTGAAGCTCCTCCCGGCGGCCATTCTTGCTCTAGCCTCTGTGCTCTCCCTGGAGGACCGTGAAGTCCTGGCCTATATGATTACTCCCTCCTTGAAACCCACTACTTTGTCTCCAATCGTCCAAGATTCCAAGAAAAAAACCTCCAAAAAACCCCCAAGCAGAAGCTACAACACCAGGAACAGTAACAGCTCCCACAGACCGCCGATGTTCGACTGCGACTGCTTCGACTGCTACACTAGCTACTGGTTCAGATGGGACTCCTCTCCCAATCGCGAGCTCATCCACCGGGCCATCGAGGCTTTCGAGGACCACTTGGCCCAAGGCGAGCAGTCAAAGAAGGTCAACAGCAGAGGTAAACGCAGAGAGAAACCGTCAAGCCGCCGCTCACCAGAAAAGTCGGCCGATGTTTCGGAGACTTTGACGCCACAGGAGATTGAGGAAAGCTGTGGTTTTTATGTGACTTCTCCGGAGAAGGAAGTGGATTCGGTGAGCTGGACCGACAAGGTCGACGAGGTTGTCAAAGGGAATGGTAAGGACAATAATATAGAGTATGAGGTGGCTGTTGAAGAGGTTATGGAAGAGAAGTACGAGGACGAGGAGGCTACGGTGGCTGAACCGGCATTGAGGGCTGCGGGCAACAGCAACAACCACAAGGGTTTGGCCAGAAAGGTACTGCCGGACGTGCTGTGTATATTCAATTCTCGTTTGTGGAGCCTTTGGAGTCCGAATGCGTAg